In a single window of the Kwoniella shandongensis chromosome 5, complete sequence genome:
- a CDS encoding chaperone DnaK: protein MAYPKRTIRPTRRSSPASSLMSKLSLFAFVLIAIVCFLPVGSQVRAEDKEVDVGTVIGIDLGTTYSCVAVQRGGKVEIIANDQGNRITPSWVAFTEEERLIGDAAKNQAANNPENTVFDAKRLIGRSAGDSDVKKDMKHWPFKIVNKAGKPMIQVNHRGDLKDFTPEEISAMVLTKMKETAEAYLGHKVTHAVVTVPAYFNDAQRSATKDAGTIAGLTVLRIVNEPTAAAIAYGLDRTGKAESQIIVYDLGGGTFDVSLLSIEDGVFEVLATAGDTHLGGEDFDNRVIDYLVKQYKTKSGTDVSKNNRAMGKLKREVEKAKRTLSSQMSTKIEIEAFENGNDFAETLTRAKFEELNMDLFRKTMKPVEQVLKDAGVKKDEIDDIVLVGGSTRIPKVQQLLKEYFNGKEPSKGINPDEAVAYGAAVQGGILSGEEGSSGVLLIDVCPLTLGIETTGGVMTKLIGRNSVVPTKKSQIFSTAVDNQPTVRIQVFEGERSMTKDNNMLGEFDLNEIPPAPRGVPQVEVTFEIDANGILKVSAVDKGTGKSKSITITNDQRRLSAEEIERMVQEAEEFADEDAAIKKKIESVNALQNSLFSIKSQVNDAEGLGGKLSGDDKETILEAIKEKTEWLESNPEAEAEEYEEQLSELQAAIAPITAKLYGGAGGSGYDDEQAPFSHDEL from the exons ATGGCATACCCCAAAAGAACAATTCGTCCCACGAGACGATCAAGTCCTGCATCTTCATTGATGTCAAaactctctctcttcgctttcgtcctcatcgccatcgtctGTTTCCTACCCGTAGGAAGTCAGGTCAGAgcagaggacaaggaggtaGATGTCGGAACTGTTATCGGTATTGATTTGGGAACAACTTATTCATGTGTCGC TGTTCAACGAGGTGGCAAGGTCGAAATCATCGCAAACGACCAAGGTAACCGTATCACACCGTCATGGGTCGCTTtcaccgaagaagaacgatTAATTGGAGACGCCGCCAAGAACCAGGCTGCCAACAACCCGGAGAACACTGTCTTTGACGCTAAGCGATTGATCGGAAGATCCGCTGGTGACTCCgacgtcaagaaggatatgaAGCACTGGCCTTTCAAGATCGTTAACAAGGCTGGAAAGCCAATGATCCAGGTCAACCACCGAGGTGACCTCAAGGACTTT ACCCCCGAGGAGATCTCCGCCATGGTTTTgaccaagatgaaggagactGCCGAGGCGTACCTTGGTCACAAAGTCACCCACGCCGTTGTCACTGTCCCTGCTT ACTTCAACGACGCCCAGCGATCCGCTACCAAGGACGCCGGTACAATCGCCGGTCTTACCGTCCTCCGTATCGTCAACGAgcccaccgccgccgccatcgCCTACGGTCTTGACCGAACCGGCAAGGCTGAGTCTCAGATCATTGTCTACGATCTCGGTGGTGGTACATTCGATGTgtcccttctttccattGAGGACGGTGTCTTCGAGGTTTTGGCCACCGCTGGTGACACCCAccttggtggtgaggactTCGACAACCGAGTCATCGACTACCTCGTCAAGCAGTACAAGACCAAGTCCGGTACCGATGTTTCCAAGAACAACCGAGCTATGGGTAAACTCAAgcgagaggtcgagaaggccAAGAGGACCTTGTCCAGTCAGATGAGCACCAAGATCGAGATTGAGGCTTTTGAGAACGGTAACGACTTcgccgag ACCCTTACCCGAGCCAAGTTCGAGGAGCTCAACATGGACCTCTTCAGGAAGACCATGAAGCCCGTTGAGCAGGTTCTCAAGGATGccggtgtcaagaaggacgagattgacgac ATCGTTCTCGTCGGTGGTTCCACTCGTATCCCCAAGGTCCAGCAGCTCCTCAAGGAGTACTTCAACGGCAAGGAGCCTTCCAAGGGTATCAACCCTGACGAGGCTGTTGCGTACGGTGCTGCCGTTCAGGGTGGTATCCTCTCCGGTGAGGAGGGAAGCAGTGGTGTCCTCCTTATCGACGTCTGTCCTTTGACCCTTG GTATCGAGACCACTGGTGGAGTCATGACCAAGCTCATTGGCCGAAACTCCGTCGTCCCCACCAAGAAGTCCCAGATCTTCTCTACCGCTGTTGACAACCAGCCCACCGTCAGGATCCAAGTCTTCGAGGGTGAACGATCAATGACCAAGGACAACAACATGTTGGGAGAGTTCGATCTTAACGAGATCCCCCCCGCTCCCCGAGGTGTTCCCCAGGTCGAGGTGACATTTGAGATTGATG CCAACGGTATCCTCAAAGTTTCAGCAGTTGACAAGGGGACTGGCAAGTCTAAgtccatcaccatcaccaacgaCCAACGACGATTGTCCGCTGAGGAGATCGAGCGAATGGtccaggag GCCGAGGAGTTCGCCGACGAGGATGCcgccatcaagaagaagatcgaatCCGTGAACGCCTTGCAGA ACTCCTTGTTCTCCATCAAGTCTCAGGTCAACGACGCTGAGGGTCTCGGTGGTAAGCTCTCAGGTGACGACAAGGAGACAATTCTCGAGgctatcaaggagaagaccgagtgGCTCGAGTCTAACCCTGAAGCTGAGGCTGAGGAGTACGAGGAGCAGCTCTCAGAGCTCCAAGCTGCCATTGCG CCTATCACCGCCAAGTTGTACGGTGGCGCTGGCGGTTCTGGTTACGATGATGAGCAGGCACCTTTCAGTCACGACGAGCTTTAG